TTAATCCCTTATTGCGCTTGCCTTGCAGATTCAATTGCATTCACCCCTGCTTCCCGGAATGCCCAGGCATTCGCATATAATGCATCATGATACGCTTCAACGTCCGATGTATATTGCCGAAAATAATCGGATAAAACACTTGCTTTACCACCAATCAAAATGATTGGAGAAAGTGACCCGAGACGTTTACTTAACTCTGCGACCGTCATCCGAGCAAACATCGATGAATTAATTTCCACCGTATCTAATCCATAGTCCAGGCTTCCACTCAATCGGTTAATCCATTTTCCATACTGGAAGGTTGCATAGTTGACCGTTCGTCCTCCGGGATCTACTACATGAAAGCGATCCGTTCTGCGTAATGCCCAGCCGAATGTTGCTGCTTCCGCTGCTACTTCCACTCGTACAATGCTAAAGCTTTTTTCTTCTTGGTTTACCGTGATCGTGTGATCCCCCAGTAGGAGCTGCTTCAGTCGCAATTTTTCACCGGCTGTATGATTTTCAATCGGCTCACCCGTAACTAGAAAGATAGAACTTCTGTCAGGCACCACTCGGTGCAATGCCGTTAAAACAAAAATCTTCGTATCCAAGTGAACCTTACTTTTAATCATCATCTGCGTGCCGTCCGGGCTTTCGATCTTTGCAATACCGCCGACATAGTACTGTTGACCGGCATAATCAACGACCATATCCGTTCGAGAAAGTTCCACTTCTAACTTTGGTTTCAGATACGCCCCTAAACAAGCAGGAAAATATTCTCTTACACCATCCCCAACTACTTTGATTCCGTTTCTGCCGGCATCCACGCCTACAATCATAAGAGCCATACTCTCATCCGCCTTTCAGTTTATTGATTGTTTATGAATTAGTTTTAAACTGTTGATGGTTAAGATATATGACTATACATAAAGAAAATATGACGATATATTTTGCAAATGATGTATAAAAATTTATTTAAGTGTCAATAACGATAATGCAGTATCGTTCGAACAAGGAAGATCAGGCCTGTTCATTCCTACATACAGCACACGAATAGAGACGAGTCTCGAGTATTTGACGTGCGCTAAACCTGGTAATGCAGATACTTAGGCTGAAAGTGACGACTTTCGGCCTATTCGTGTGCAATAAAAAGACCGCTACATTTGCGGCCAAATATCATAAACGGTTAATCCGAGAACTTTTGCGATTGCATAGGCCTTATCTAATAAAGGAACAGATCCGACAATGTAGGAATGTATAGTATTTCTGTTCACACCGGATTTTTCCGAAAGCCAAGTAATCGTAAATCCTCGTTCCTCTTTGATTTGTTCCAACCGACATTCCACGTCATCCACCTCACAAAACTCATTCGTGAAGCGGTCTGTCGAATCCTTTGATGAAGAATGTCGAAAAATAAATAATCGAATTGTATCGCTAACAATACAATTATATGGTATATTATTCCTAGAGGGTGTGGTAAACACGCTCCCGAAGGGAGGCAAGGTGATGGAGAAGTGGATATTACTTCTTACTGCTGTGATCAACCTGGTAACTGCCATCGTGAATCTCAGCAGAAAAAAGTAAAGACCCCACCGCTGGCACGGATAGGGTCGAACACAAAGGCAGGAACGAGGGCGAAAGCCCTCCCTGCTACCATCATCTTACGCTTATCATACTCTCGATATTCATATAAGTCAAAGGAGCTGTAAACTATGCAAACATTAACGTTTGTCATCAGTGTTGCCGGACTTGTTATTTCTATCGTTGCTCTATTTCAAGCTTTGAAAAGGAGGTAATTCGTTTGGCAAAGCCTCTGTCATTTCGATTTCCTGATGAGTTTACAACGTTTCTTCGCACTTGGTCGTTTGTAACAGGTGAGGAACAGCGTGAATTGTTAGAAAAGGCATTTTATGAATATACGGAAAAACATCCCGGGACTAAAGAAAAAGTGGAACAGATTATAAATGTCATGGACTCCCCAAAGTGATGGGGATTATTTTTTACACAGCTCGACGATTCACCACAGGTACGACTGCTAGTATGTTGTCGATGACAAACGTCCGGCTGGCACGCTTCGTGTAGCAGTATGCTTTTATGTAATCATCGCGGATCGACTGCAGCTTTACTTTCCGCTGGCTCATGGCTCCGTGACGGTCCATGTAGATCATTTCGACGGTTTGGCCGAGACAACGTTGGAGATCTTTGAGCATAGAATCACCCCACAATAAGAACATTCGTTCGTATATAGATTATTATATGCAAAAGGATCGCCAAAATATACAGTAAGAACTTAGAAAAAACGTAATATATTTGTATATATCTATTGTTATGTTTAAATAGATATGGTATAATAAAATCAGAAAGGGGGGATGAAAATTGAATGTATGGCTAACAACTCTAGGGCTGATACTGGTGATACTCCAGATCCTCAAAACAATCCTAGAGATCCTTGAAAAACTAAAAGGCCTACCCCGCAAGCGACGCAAAAGGTAAGCCCGGTAAGAATGGGGAGTAGCCCCTCCCCTTCTTACCTCCATTATACAACAAGGAGGATGAAAATTATGCGTTCAAGTGTTATGAATTTTTTTGAAAATATCGGTTGGATTGTTGTATTAGCGATCATTTTAACTGTTTACGTGATCAAGATACCGCTATGGTTTCAGATTCTTCTTGTTATCATAGCTGGATTCAGTATATTTGCTACAACAGTATCATTGATTAAACGTTTTCGGAGGTAACTATGTATTTACAGTTTGAAACGAAAGACGAGTTTATCCGATGGATTCAAGAAAACTTGTTAAGCCCCCATGAGGTTTCTGAATACTTGGGGGTTACCCCGCAAGCTGTCAATCAGTCCGTGAAAAACGGGAAGCTTGTACCTATTAAGCAGGAACCGAGATTTTCTCTATTTTTAAAGGAAGATGTAGAAAATCGTAAAGAAGAATTACAAACTTTACGGACAAAATATCGTCCTTGGGAGAGTGATAAGAAATGAGACTGCATTTTGAATCAGAAGAGGACTTGCGCCGGTATATTGCCGAGCAAGTCCTCACGACAACAGAGGTAACAGAAATGCTCGGTGTAACCAGGCAAATGGTGAATAAGCTCGTAAAAGGTGATAAACTACATCCTTTTAAAAGCAGCGGAGCCATAAGCTTATTTTTTAAAACAGATGTGGAGAAGTATCTTAAAAGTAAAGGATAACCCGGGATTGTCGCACCGGGGTTTTTCTTTTAATTGAATGGTTCTGCCACATGTCTGTAGATCAGGAACTGTGATCATGGCTGGCTTTGGTCGTGGGGAACGCTTGGGCGTAGAAACCGGATTAGAGGCTACTACTATCAAGAAAGGCTGGCACATGATAGAGTGCCAGCCTTCCGAATCTATGTAAAAATCTATCACCGCGACGATTGTAACGATTCAGGAGTATTTAATTTTAAAACTTCTGTTTTCTACTGTTGAGAGGAGTCATCCTCTTCCTGATTAATCATTTCAGATTCTTTCTGCTGCTTTGATTCCTTAATTTTTTTTATACGCTCTTGGTACCTTCTGTTCTCTTCCTCAGTTACCTCAAAGCAAAAAGCATGAAGCCCTTTGTCTTTAGCATATAAAATCGTTCCGTTTTTAAGCCGAATATAAGGTGTATATATTTTCATTTTATCAGCGACCTTTCGCATTTTGAGTATAAAACTCTTGCGAGAAGGCCAACATAGTGATACATTAAAAGCGACCAAACTTTTAGTATGTAGCGGTGATTCACTATGCTTTTACAGCCGCTAAACAGCCGTAGGCCCCCTGCAAGGTCTACGGATTTTTATTTTCCGCATTACGACCACCCTTTCTTAAGTTAAGAATACTCCGTTTAATTAAGCTGTTTGAGTAAAGTTTTCGGAATTAACATAGTCTTCAACAATAGTGTAAGTTCCCCTATTTTCACCACGCTGAAATCTCGGATCCCTAGATAAATAGCTCAATAGATTTTGCTTTTTATCTTTCCCAGGTATTGTGTATCCTCTTACTGTTAGGAAATCTAAAATCTCTGTATAGTGCAATGGGCATGGTGAACCTTTGAGTATTTCGCAAATGGCATTTTTGATTTGTTCAGCATCTGATTTTCGTTCAATAGTTGCTGCAACTTCATTTTTTGCGGACTCCTCAGACTCTAAAAACATGGTCAATCCTTGGATTTTTTGTTGTAAAACTTGATATTCACGCTGTTTTTGAAGTATCTCTTCTTGGATTCGCGCAGTCTCTTTCCGCAGCTCTTCTAACTCCACCCCACATTGGTCAATAAAACCAACTAACTCCTTTCCCATGGTATTCTCCTCCTTAAAATGCAGTACATCATCTTTTTCTATTTGTCTACATGATAAATCTACCATATTAATAACAGGTTTGCAAGAGTGTTATTTACACAAAGGTTAATAACATGTCATATACATTATATTTGTGCTAACTAAATGTTTATTAAAATGGAATGTAACCAATTAGTTTACCCCGGCATTACGCCGGGGTTTGTTGTGTTTGCGGTGCTTGCAATTCTGCCGTAAAAGCATCGGCCGCTTTAACGAGTGGCGAATCTGCGATAGCATCCGATGCCTGCTGCGCTAGTTCCAACGCCTTTTCGATTTCATCTTTCGTAACGTTATACTTATTCGCCAATGCGCTCTGCACGTAAAAAACTAGCGCCTTCTTCTGATCGTCGCTCAAATCCTTTAAGTCCTTTTCCGTGTAGTTCAACGCCTCTGCCGCCAGTCTACCTAATTCGGACTTTTTCAAATCGTCCATCACGCCACTTAACTTATGCTCCAGCTCCGTCTTGACGGCCGCAATCGCCGGTATTTTCACCGCGTCCTCCGCTACAACAGCGACATCTTTCGCTACTTCCTTGATTACGCCAAAATTCAGCTTGCCTTTGCGTGCCAAACCTACAATACCGCTTACTGCAAGTCCTGCTGCTACAACGTCATTGATTAACTGTGTGTAATCGTACATGTTCATTTCTCCTCTCGAATTTTAGTTGAAATTTTAAAAAGCCCCG
Above is a window of Fodinisporobacter ferrooxydans DNA encoding:
- a CDS encoding ParM/StbA family protein, which encodes MALMIVGVDAGRNGIKVVGDGVREYFPACLGAYLKPKLEVELSRTDMVVDYAGQQYYVGGIAKIESPDGTQMMIKSKVHLDTKIFVLTALHRVVPDRSSIFLVTGEPIENHTAGEKLRLKQLLLGDHTITVNQEEKSFSIVRVEVAAEAATFGWALRRTDRFHVVDPGGRTVNYATFQYGKWINRLSGSLDYGLDTVEINSSMFARMTVAELSKRLGSLSPIILIGGKASVLSDYFRQYTSDVEAYHDALYANAWAFREAGVNAIESARQAQ
- a CDS encoding helix-turn-helix domain-containing protein gives rise to the protein MECRLEQIKEERGFTITWLSEKSGVNRNTIHSYIVGSVPLLDKAYAIAKVLGLTVYDIWPQM
- a CDS encoding WYL domain-containing protein codes for the protein MLKDLQRCLGQTVEMIYMDRHGAMSQRKVKLQSIRDDYIKAYCYTKRASRTFVIDNILAVVPVVNRRAV
- a CDS encoding DNA-binding protein; the encoded protein is MYLQFETKDEFIRWIQENLLSPHEVSEYLGVTPQAVNQSVKNGKLVPIKQEPRFSLFLKEDVENRKEELQTLRTKYRPWESDKK
- a CDS encoding helix-turn-helix domain-containing protein, translating into MRLHFESEEDLRRYIAEQVLTTTEVTEMLGVTRQMVNKLVKGDKLHPFKSSGAISLFFKTDVEKYLKSKG